The nucleotide sequence TTTCCGTCTGCAGAGTCCAGGCTCTTGCACCATTACTACACTGTCTGGCCCTGCAGAGAGCGGTCCTTCACCTTCTGAGTGGTCATCCCCAGAACCTCTTCACgctggggttgggagagggagaaggggcaggaaagCTTGTTCTCCCCAGACCCGACTAGGTCATCCTGGACATCAAAAGAACATCCTGTCCCACCCTAGGGCTCTGTCTGCTTAATTTTCTTCTGCCTCCTCTGCCCTGCCTTGTGTCTTTTTCTCACAACTGGATCAGATGAAGCAGGGCCTATGTCTTCTGTATTTCTGTAGCCCCATCTGTGGGATACACACCTCGAGCCTTGCACATAGTCAGTTCCCCAGCTAGGTTCTCAGGAAGgagccccccaccaccacccccaagccTCTTGTCCAAAGCTCCTCCCACAGGAAAGCCAATGGAAGGCAGGGTCCAGACAAGGAGAAGACCCCAGACATGGGGTTCCTGAAAGCTGCCTCCTCTGTGATGCCTCCCTGGATATCCTCTTCAATTCCTTCCTTCTCTAGGCTCCCAGAGGAGGCACAGTCTCCTCCCTCAGTGTTTCCTACCCTAGGCTGGAATTTATCTTAGGGCAGAGTAGTTAAACCCTGGCCTTTGGAACCCAACACCTGGACTCAAATGATGGCTCCTTCATCTATTAGCAATGTGACCAAGGGccagttacttcacctctctgagcaccTCCCACCGCAGTCATTAAGCCTGCAGACTCAGAACCCAGACCTCCTGGTCATATCTGGGCTCtgactctggaatcagacttcctgggttcaagtcctggcacCAATCTTTACTTAACCTTTTTGTCTCAGTGCctttatctgtaaagtgaggatagtAATAGTATCTGCCCACCTAATAGCATTATTATAAGAATTGAATGAGGTAGTTTATGCAATATTCTCAGAACAGACTTGACACATAGGAAGCACCCGATAAGTGTTAGCTATCATTGGAAACGGTTGATAAGGTTGTGAAGTGCTGTGCAGTGTCTGAAGCACTTAATAAGCGCTCACTAAATAGTAGGCATGATTATCTTTGCCCCCACTAAGCTGTGATGTCCCGGAGGTGGGTTCTGGATCATATCCATCTCTGATTCCCCAGCACCTCGAGCCTTGCACACAGTCAGCACGCTGCCCGGCACCaagcaggagctcaataaatgcgTGAGGACTGGGAGTGAAGAACTTGCCTGCCTGGACCAGGAGGGTGTGGGCAGCCAGGAGCCTCCTGCCGAGAGAAGGGAAAACCGAGGTGTcagggaagagaaaacagagcagaGTGGTAAGGGCCGAGACGGAGAGATAACCAAGTGAAGTGAGTGAGAAAAGGAACAGGAGAGGCTGTGGCGGAGAGAGATaaggaggaaggatggagaaggCGAGGGGCGAGGAAGAAGCCTAGGGAAGTGAGGGAGCCCCGGGGAGAGGCGCAAGGCGAGGCTGGGTCAGTGGCAGGGGAGTGGGCGAGCGGGAGAGGGGCGCAGGAGCCGGCGCTGAGCGGGACGCACAGGCCGCGGGGCAGGAGGCGCAGGGGGGGCGCCACCCTGCCTCCCCGCCTCGGGGAGGGGGCCGGGCGGCCGGAGATTGGCTGGGGCGCGCGGCGAGGCCGGGGCTGGAGCTTCAAGGTGGGAGGCGCCAGGATCACTCTGTGCGCGCGGGCGCGGAACGAGGCTGCCACCCACTTGGGCGACCTCAGCGGCAGGGGAGTATCGGGGGCCTGTGCAGCCAtgcgggcggcggcggggggcgcGCGGGCGGCCGCGCTGGCGCTGCTGCTGGGGGCGCTGCACGGGGCGCCGGGGCGCGGCGAAGAGTACGACTACTACGGCTGGCAGACCGAGCCGCTGCACGGGCGCTCGTACTCCAAACCGCCCCAGTGCCTCGACATCCCCGCCGACCTGCCGCTCTGCCACACCGTGGGCTACAAGCGCATGCGGCTGCCCAACCTGCTGGAGCACGAGAGCCTGGCCGAGGTGAAGCAGCAGGCGAGCAGCTGGCTGCCGCTGCTGGCCAAGCGCTGCCACTCGGACACGCAGGTCTTCCTCTGCTCGCTCTTCGCGCCCGTCTGCCTCGACCGGCCCATCTACCCTTGCCGCTCGCTGTGCGAGGCCGTGCGCGCCGGCTGCGCGCCGCTCATGGAGGCCTATGGCTTTCCCTGGCCCGAGATGCTGCACTGCCACAAGTTCCCCCTGGACAACGACCTCTGCATCGCTGTGCAGTTCGGGCACTTGCCCGCCACCGCGCCTCCAGGTagcgctgccgccgccgccatctccctacccccagcccccagcgcCCCGCGCGCTCCGACGGGATAGATGCCGCTCCCCCAACCCCTTAGCACAGCTCTTCAAGCCCCCAGAGGTGCCACACACACACGTCTTTGCTCAGCCCTGCATGTCGTCCGAAGCCTACCAGCCTTCCCACCTGCGGCTGTGGACATTCCCACTGGTTCTCCCCCATTCCAACTCCGTTCCTGAaacctcccccacttccctcacAGCTCCCACCTTCCCAAGCTTCTGGAATCCCTGGGGGAGCCCAATGCTGTCACTCCATCCTGAGGCCTCCAATAAATGCCTTATCACCTCTCTCAGCCCACAAATGCTCAGGATTGCTAAGCACACTCTGGGCTATGAATTCCACCCTGTCCCCATTTTCTGCACGTGGGAACCCTAAATTTTCCCACTCTTTCCCCAGTCCCCCAGGTTGGGAGACCTTTGGGTAAGGCTCAGTGCAGAAGAGTGAGCAGATTGCCAGGCTTGGCCCCTGACAAGGagcccttgggcaagttgctcaactttgagccttggtttcctcatctgtaaaataggaagcaATCCCAGGTTCCCAACATTTATGAGATCCTAAGtgccacctcccacccacccacccccaatcccATTACCCCTAATTCCTCTCTGGTCTCAGCCCCCTCTGCCAGACTCCTTCCAGGCAGAGTAAGCCCAGGCTGGGCACCAGACAGGAGGATAAACAGTGGCACCAAGCAGGGCATCTTTGCCAGGGTGGCTAATACCCAGAATCTAGGGAGCCCCTGGCTCTGGGACTCTCCCAAGGGGCAGCACCACTCCCCCATTTTCCATTTGACCCAGCCCCCCAGAAACAACTGGACTCCACcacaccccacccacccctcaaAGCTAACCTCACCCATGCAGTCCCCAGTCCTACACACCCACACAGGATCTGAGAGTTGCGGCTGGGTGGGGGTCCTGTGACCAAAGAGTGTTGAGAGAAGAGAAACCCCCTATTCTCAGGTTAGTAATGGGACCAGGAAGCAGGGGAGAAAGACGCAGCTCAAGCAGAGACAGCATAGTCCCCAGCAGGGATCCTAGGCATGGCTCCTTTATTCTGGTTTTTTGGAGCCCAAACATTAACATCCTGGAAAGCAGGGAAATCCCAGGCTTGGATTCCCACCTGGCTCTGCCCTCCCACTCTCACCCGCTTTgagcctctctctcccccatgaTGGGGCACCCACCAGAAGGCAGAGACACAGAGCGAGGTCAGATGCTGTGTGGTAGGACCAGAGGCAGCCCGAGGTATCTGTGTGGCCAACAGACAAAACTGAGAATATTTCATACAAAAAGAGTTTTGGCTTCCCTTGAAAAATTGGAAGTTCTGGTAATGCTAAATTGGGTGCTCCTCAGTTTACCACAGTCCCTGCCCTGCCGGCGTCACTCATTTACCCACCTGTCTGGAGCCTGGGTTCCTAGAAAGACCCCGCAAACATCCCCACCCTAGCACTAGTCTAGGAGTCACAAATCCTGAGTTCTAAGCTCAATTCTCACTAGCTTTGCAGACTTGGGTAGCCACTCTGGACCtcggtttccttttctttaaaagcggaataacggggcttccctggtggctcagtggttgagagtctgcctgccgatgcaggggacatgggttcgtgccccgctctgggaagatcccacatgtcgcggagcagctaggcccgtaagccatggccgctgagcctgcgcgtctggagcctgtgctccgcaatgggagaggccacaacggtaagaggcccgcgtaccgcaaaaaaaaaaaaaaaagaaagaaaaaagaggaataacgatacctacttcataggctgaggactaaatgagacaaaatttagaaaaagacagTGCACATCATGGTCACAGCTGCCAGGGTCATGGGGCAATCATGCCCACCTGGTCAGTTCTGTCCCTTCACGACCTTCTGAACTTCACAGCCACTCAGTGAGCATTATCATTATCATCCTGTTTCCTGATGAGGAAGTGGAGGCTTGGCAGGGGGAGGTGGCTGGTCAGTGGGGGAGCCTGAACCCTAAGTGGCTCTATGGACTTtgatcccctctccccacccctgcttctCTCTTCAGTGACCAAGATCTGCGCCCAGTGTGAGATGGAGCACAGCGCTGATGGCCTCATGGAGCAGATGTGTTCCAGCGACTTCGGTGAGTGTAGAGCCCACGTGGCCACTGCCCTCTCCCCAGAGAAATGTACCTCTTTTTTGCACGTCATCCCAGGGACTTCAAAAGCCCCTCAAGGCCATGGTCCATCCCTGGCCAGGGCTCCGGCAGCCCTCCCTTGACACTCTCTACAGAGGGGCCTCCAGGGCTGGATTCTCTTTAGGGGAAGGAAGCTTGGCCCAGAGATGGATGGAGGTAGCAGAGGGGAGAGATGGGCTCCAGGATGGAAGCGCAGCCCCCTCGTCCCTGGGCACCTCTGCCTAGTACCTGATGCACCTCTGGCCAGGGGAGCTGTGGTCACCCGTCCCATAGCTTCATCCTGGAGCCTCCCCATTCCTGGGGCAGTCAGGACTTGGCTCCTGTGCGGACCACGCAGCCCAGCATGTCGTCTTGGCCAGGTCAGCTCCCCTTTTGTGTCTTAGCCTCCTCTGTctatgaaaaagagaaagcaatgaaATCCTTCCTGCAACAGGTCTTTGATGTCGTTAGTCTGTTTGGAAAGAGGACACTACTACTGCAAGGTGTGTGCGTGCccgagagagaaagagggggtgggggagaaggaaagaggttTTATAACACTGTCCTTTCCTGGGTGCCCAAAGTTATTCTCTGGCTTCTCCCTGGCTGCTCCCAGAGATGGGGACCCAGAGGCCCGCAGAAGGAGGACCCTGGCCTAAGTGACCGCTGCTAACTCCACTAGGCTCTCTGGCCTTCAACCACCTCCTCCACtaccccacacacccacactcctACACACACCGCAGACATTctctcacacacaaaaacacacagcaccacACTCCACACTCCCACCCACACTACACAGTCGCACACAAATTACAGCAGTGGGTTCGCCCAGCAAGAGCTGGTTGTACGCGGTGCTTCCCAACCCTGCGCTCCGTGACTCAGTGGGTCACGGTGGGAGCACTTACCCATGGAAATCAGCACATGCAACAGAGaagggcccccccaccccccgccagagCTGGCTGTCTAGCATTTAGAGCCACCACTGCTCCAAACACCACcccctgcaacacacacacacacacacacacacacacacacacacacacacacgcagccaGAAATCCATTTGGAAGCATCCCAGAGATCATGAAATCCAGCTTTCCTCCATCACAAGGACGCCCCCTCCACCAAACCCTCCCTCCAACTGGTCAGCTCCACCCCCAATATTTCCCTTCCCCAAGGAGcccacacccagctccactccccACGGAGAGCTCTCCACCCTGCACCTGGTGTCATGGAGAGGCACAGGCCAGACCTCAGTTCAACCCAGGCTCTAGAATTCAGGCACATCACCACCTCTCCAAACCTCATTTCCCCACCACGCCTCAAGGATGAAACATGATAATGCCCGTGCGAGTCCAGCACATGATGGGAGCTTCATAAATGTCAGCGTGTACACGCAGAAGCTCCATCTCCCCAAGCCCCAGGCCTGGAGCTTCAGGCAGAGCACCAAGCATGGGGCCACCAGCGTCCTGAGCAAACGTGACGGTTCTCAGGCCATCCCTCTGTCCACCCCGACACACAGTGGTCAAAATGCGCATCAGAGAGATCAAGATAGAGAACGCGGACCGGAAGCTGATTGgagcccagaaaaagaagaaactgctCAAGCCGGGCCCCCTGAAGCGCAAGGACACCAAGAGGCTGGTGCTGCACATGAAGAACGGCGCTGGCTGCCCCTGCCCACAGCTGGAGAGCCTGGCCGGCAGCTTCCTGGTCATGGGCCGCAAAGTGGATGGACAGCTGCTGCTCACGGCTGTCTACCGCTGGGACAAGAAGAACAAGGAGATGAAGTTCGCGGTCAAGTTCATGTTCTCCTACCCCTGCTCCCTCTACTACCCGTTCTTCTATGGGGCCGCAGAGCCCCACTGAAGGGcactcctccctgccccacccagccAGCTGTGCCTTGTCTCTGTCTCCACCCCTGGGGCGCActctctcctcctgcccaccTGGCCTCCCCCTACTCCCAGGCTGACCCAGCCCCTGCCGGAGGGTGGTTCGTGCAGAGCTGCTACCAGCACAGGCACTAAGGGATGGACATGGAGCCAGGCTGTCCTTGACCGAGGGGTTCTGGGGTCCTTGAAGGTTTCCTCCTATAGGAGCAGAGGTTTCTCAGTTGggagaaagtaggcagagagaaaagagagctcTAAGCAGCCTGAGGAGGTGGTTTCCAGGATAGCCGGTGGTGTCA is from Globicephala melas chromosome 16, mGloMel1.2, whole genome shotgun sequence and encodes:
- the SFRP5 gene encoding secreted frizzled-related protein 5, whose translation is MRAAAGGARAAALALLLGALHGAPGRGEEYDYYGWQTEPLHGRSYSKPPQCLDIPADLPLCHTVGYKRMRLPNLLEHESLAEVKQQASSWLPLLAKRCHSDTQVFLCSLFAPVCLDRPIYPCRSLCEAVRAGCAPLMEAYGFPWPEMLHCHKFPLDNDLCIAVQFGHLPATAPPVTKICAQCEMEHSADGLMEQMCSSDFVVKMRIREIKIENADRKLIGAQKKKKLLKPGPLKRKDTKRLVLHMKNGAGCPCPQLESLAGSFLVMGRKVDGQLLLTAVYRWDKKNKEMKFAVKFMFSYPCSLYYPFFYGAAEPH